The following are encoded in a window of Mycobacterium vicinigordonae genomic DNA:
- a CDS encoding DUF2332 domain-containing protein: protein MNDRQPTAHLAHTLRAQGRFCADSGSSMYGDLFERIATNVEAGGDFAGILADYQDAPSRHAVPLRLLGGLHRMVLDGRAAVLRRWYPSTGGSWDAESAWPDIARVAAENTSALRAALDQPPQTNEVGRSAALIGGLLSLAREFALPIRLFEIGCSAGLNLRADHYQYRFAGGRWGPSDSPVVIEDAWHGDLPPAGEARIVERRGFDISPLDVTGTDGELTVLSYVWPDQDARLRRLRGAIEVAREVPAQLERRTAGAAVSALSLADGALTVLWHSITWQYLPAEEQAVIREAVAALADQATTRCPFAHLTMEPARDGPGAPLKFLVRVASWPRGGNRVRAECHAHGPPVHWR from the coding sequence GTGAACGACCGGCAACCCACCGCGCACCTGGCGCATACCCTGCGCGCGCAGGGCCGCTTCTGCGCGGACTCGGGTTCGTCGATGTACGGCGATCTCTTCGAGCGGATCGCCACCAACGTCGAGGCCGGTGGCGACTTCGCGGGCATCCTGGCCGACTATCAGGACGCACCGTCACGCCACGCGGTGCCGTTGCGCTTGCTCGGCGGCCTGCACCGGATGGTGCTCGACGGGCGGGCCGCCGTCCTGCGCCGCTGGTACCCCAGCACCGGAGGCAGCTGGGACGCCGAGAGCGCGTGGCCCGACATTGCGCGGGTGGCGGCCGAAAACACCAGCGCGCTGCGCGCCGCGCTGGACCAACCGCCGCAGACCAACGAGGTGGGGCGCTCGGCCGCGTTGATCGGCGGCTTGTTGTCCTTGGCAAGGGAATTCGCCTTGCCGATAAGGCTTTTCGAGATTGGGTGTAGCGCCGGCTTGAATCTGCGCGCCGACCATTACCAGTACCGATTCGCCGGTGGCCGCTGGGGACCGTCGGACTCACCGGTGGTAATCGAGGACGCCTGGCACGGCGACCTGCCCCCGGCCGGCGAGGCGCGGATCGTCGAACGACGGGGGTTCGACATCTCGCCGCTGGACGTCACCGGCACCGACGGCGAACTGACCGTGTTGAGCTATGTCTGGCCCGACCAGGACGCGCGGCTGCGGCGACTGCGCGGGGCGATCGAGGTCGCGCGCGAGGTGCCCGCGCAGTTGGAGCGTCGAACGGCCGGTGCCGCGGTGTCCGCGTTGAGCCTGGCCGACGGAGCGCTGACCGTGCTCTGGCATTCGATCACGTGGCAATATTTGCCCGCCGAGGAACAGGCAGTGATCCGAGAGGCCGTCGCTGCGCTGGCCGATCAAGCCACTACCCGCTGCCCGTTCGCGCACCTGACCATGGAGCCCGCCCGCGACGGCCCTGGTGCGCCGCTGAAGTTTTTGGTGCGCGTGGCGAGTTGGCCGCGCGGCGGCAACCGGGTACGGGCCGAATGCCACGCACACGGGCCGCCGGTGCATTGGCGGTAA